One genomic segment of Chelonia mydas isolate rCheMyd1 chromosome 1, rCheMyd1.pri.v2, whole genome shotgun sequence includes these proteins:
- the GJA3 gene encoding gap junction alpha-3 protein: MGDWSFLGRLLENAQEHSTVIGKVWLTVLFIFRILVLGAAAEEVWGDEQSDFICNTQQPGCENVCYDKAFPISHIRFWVLQIIFVSTPTLIYLGHVLHIVRMEEKKKEEELKKKGSSRDSNHQGGAAAAAGGRGSSNNSSTNKEPFPKKEKPPIRDERGKIRISGALLRTYVFNIIFKTLFEIGFIVGQYFLYGFELKPLYRCSRWPCPNIVDCFISRPTEKTIFIIFMLVVACVSLLLNMLEMYHLGWKKLKQGVTNQYRPDPLPTAIAPATIARDSKPITLPLPSPAAFPTVSPALPDSHTITPLLSSQTVPPYYAEATARAQPAATTFLADYPRAPPFSEEQHNTATPTPTSIPIPTPTSIPTPMQAITPCFNGSSQVLAVEQNWANLAVEQQRKPPASSSAASSAPSSIGQQSPKQEAASEQPLPSPPLLPPVAAVNSSSSTSLSRGSSSKWDVEGEEEATKEWPVSAACTTVEMHEPPLLIDTRRLSRASKSSSSRARSDDLAV; encoded by the coding sequence ATGGGTGACTGGAGCTTTCTGGGGAGACTATTAGAGAATGCACAAGAGCACTCCACGGTTATTGGCAAAGTTTGGCTGACGGTACTATTTATCTTCAGGATCCTGgtgctgggggctgctgctgAGGAAGTGTGGGGAGATGAACAATCGGACTTTATATGCAACACACAGCAACCTGGTTGCGAAAATGTCTGCTATGACAAAGCCTTCCCCATTTCCCACATCCGCTTCTGGGTGCTTCAGATCATCTTTGTCTCTACGCCAACCCTCATCTACCTGGGCCATGTGCTGCACATTGTGCGcatggaggagaagaagaaagaggaagagctAAAAAagaagggaagcagcagggaCAGCAACCAccaggggggagcagcagcagcagcaggtggccgAGGGAGTAGCAACAACAGCAGCACCAATAAGGAGCCATTCCCAAAGAAGGAGAAGCCACCAATCCGTGATGAGCGGGGTAAAATCCGCATCAGTGGTGCCTTGCTCCGCACCTATGTCTTCAACATCATTTTCAAAACTCTGTTTGAGATAGGCTTCATTGTGGGCCAATATTTCCTCTATGGCTTTGAGCTGAAGCCACTCTACCGTTGCAGCCGCTGGCCTTGCCCAAACATTGTGGACTGCTTCATTTCACGGCCCACTGAGAAGACCATTTTCATCATCTTCATGCTGGTGGTGGCATGTGTCTCGCTGCTGCTCAACATGCTTGAGATGTACCACCTTGGATGGAAGAAGCTCAAGCAAGGCGTGACCAACCAATACCGCCCTGATCCACTCCCCACTGCCATTGCACCAGCTACCATTGCAAGGGACTCCAAACCTATTACTCTGCCACTGCCATCTCCAGCAGCGTTCCCTACTGTCTCGCCTGCTCTGCCGGATTCCCATACCATCACTCCGCTGCTCTCTTCACAGACTGTGCCGCCTTACTATGCTGAAGCCACTGCTAGGGCACAACCAGCTGCCACAACTTTCCTGGCTGactaccccagggctcctccATTCTCTGAGGAGCAACACAATActgccactcccacccccacctctatCCCAATCCCAACTCCAACCTCCATCCCAACACCTATGCAAGCCATCACCCCCTGCTTCAATGGCAGCAGCCAGGTCTTAGCTGTCGAGCAGAACTGGGCCAATCTGGCAGTCGAGCAGCAGAGGAAGCCACCAGCCTCCAGCTCAGctgcctcctctgcccccagcagcaTCGGACAACAGTCTCCAAAGCAAGAGGCAGCCAGTGAGCAGCCGCTGCCGTCGCCACCTCTTTTGCCACCTGTAGCAGCAgtcaatagcagcagcagcaccagcctgagcagaggaagcagcagcaagtGGGATGTAGAAGGTGAAGAGGAGGCCACAAAGGAATGGCCAGTGTCAGCTGCCTGCACTACAGTAGAAATGCATGAGCCGCCACTGCTCATAGACACACGGCGCTTAAGCAGGGCTAGTAAGTCAAGCAGCAGTAGAGCCAGGTCAGATGACTTAGCTGTGTAG